A single region of the Macrobrachium rosenbergii isolate ZJJX-2024 chromosome 5, ASM4041242v1, whole genome shotgun sequence genome encodes:
- the LOC136838719 gene encoding probable E3 ubiquitin-protein ligase makorin-1 isoform X1, producing the protein MAEGGTRNVLCRYFINGACREGDRCRFSHNVDSARPSLLCRYYVRGTCAYGQNCRYDHSRVDHGHSSRNHSHTERNRQEPTSSPVVAATPSSDSASVENIEGRSRFGDKTKSQSSQQSKVGLSVSTSGVPCSSESRNMSNNTSESSRQKTLSTPLAGSSLSSSWVNAPEFVPRVAKDSSAKQYEVSYAQVAGAGDKTSESSSNLNSSDSELCPMFLMSGVCQLGEYCTYIHGSMCEVCQLACLHPYDKEQRRIHKEECTRLMEAEMEHSFAVARSRDKVCGICMDTVMERPLASQRRFGILPNCQHCFCLNCIRKWRQSKQFENKIVRSCPECRTQSDYVIPSRYWVDDKDKEEKEKLLVSYRRALSAKPCKYFKEGQGQCPFGNKCFYLHALPDGTKKDVGPPRRRRRFTADGELQSYLENMVLWDFIEEREHRLELLRGSIQTLLLELQLEDLADDFYFADDSVSEASDL; encoded by the exons ATACTTCATAAATGGTGCTTGTCGTGAGGGGGACCGCTGCCGTTTTTCTCATAATGTTGATTCAGCTCGACCGTCATTACTATGTAGATATTACGTGAGGGGAACGTGTGCCTATGGGCAAAATTGCAG GTATGATCACAGTCGAGTAGACCATGGCCATTCAAGTCGTAATCACAGCCACACAGAACGAAATCGGCAGGAGCCAACATCATCTCCTGTGGTCGCTGCGACACCTTCCTCCGACTCTGCCAGTGTAGAGAATATTGAAGGAAGAAGTAGATTTGGTGATAAAACAAAATCTCAGTCTAGTCAACAAAGCAAAGTAGGTTTAAG tGTCAGTACCTCTGGAGTGCCCTGCAGTAGTGAGTCAAGAAACATGAGTAACAACACAAGTGAATCCAGTAGACAGAAGACGTTAAGTACACCTCTTGCAGGGAGTTCACTTTCGTCTTCCTGGGTCAATGCACCTGAATTTGTACCTAGAGTTGCCAAAGATAGCAGTGCAAAGC AATATGAAGTTTCATACGCACAAGTTGCTGGCGCTGGAGACAAAACTTCAGAGAGCTCCAGCAACTTAAATTCATCAGACAGTGAACTCTGTCCGATGTTCCTAATGTCAGGTGTTTGTCAGCTGGGtgaatattgtacatacatacatgggtcCATGTGTGAGGTTTGTCAGTTAGCTTGTTTACATCCGTATGATAAGGAACAAAGAAGAATACACAAAGAG GAATGCACAAGATTAATGGAAGCAGAAATGGAACATTCTTTTGCTGTAGCTAGGTCTCGAGATAAAGTTTGTGGCATATGCATGGACACAGTCATGGAACGTCCTTTGGCATCCCAACGAAGGTTTGGTATTCTACCAAATTGCCAGCATTGTTTTTGCCTGAACTGTATTAGGAAGTGGAGGCAGTCcaaacaatttgaaaataaaattgtaag GTCTTGTCCAGAGTGTCGAACACAAAGTGATTATGTCATTCCTTCTCGATACTGGGTAGATGACaaagataaggaagaaaaagaaaaacttcttgtCAGTTATCGACGAGCTTTAAG TGCAAAACCATGCAAATACTTCAAAGAAGGGCAAGGGCAATGTCCTTTTGGGAACAAATGTTTCTACCTTCATGCCCTTCCTGATGGCACCAAGAAAGACGTTGGCCCACCAAGGCGAAGGCGGCGTTTTACTGCTGATGGAGAATTGCAGTCGTATCTTGAA aacATGGTGCTTTGGGATTTCATTGAAGAACGTGAACACCGGCTCGAATTGCTGCGTGGCTCCATTCAAACTCTGCTGCTGGAATTACAGTTAGAAGATTTGGCTGATGACTTTTATTTTGCAGATGACTCTGTGTCAGAAGCATCAGACCTATAG
- the LOC136838719 gene encoding probable E3 ubiquitin-protein ligase makorin-1 isoform X2, giving the protein MAEGGTRNVLCRYDHSRVDHGHSSRNHSHTERNRQEPTSSPVVAATPSSDSASVENIEGRSRFGDKTKSQSSQQSKVGLSVSTSGVPCSSESRNMSNNTSESSRQKTLSTPLAGSSLSSSWVNAPEFVPRVAKDSSAKQYEVSYAQVAGAGDKTSESSSNLNSSDSELCPMFLMSGVCQLGEYCTYIHGSMCEVCQLACLHPYDKEQRRIHKEECTRLMEAEMEHSFAVARSRDKVCGICMDTVMERPLASQRRFGILPNCQHCFCLNCIRKWRQSKQFENKIVRSCPECRTQSDYVIPSRYWVDDKDKEEKEKLLVSYRRALSAKPCKYFKEGQGQCPFGNKCFYLHALPDGTKKDVGPPRRRRRFTADGELQSYLENMVLWDFIEEREHRLELLRGSIQTLLLELQLEDLADDFYFADDSVSEASDL; this is encoded by the exons GTATGATCACAGTCGAGTAGACCATGGCCATTCAAGTCGTAATCACAGCCACACAGAACGAAATCGGCAGGAGCCAACATCATCTCCTGTGGTCGCTGCGACACCTTCCTCCGACTCTGCCAGTGTAGAGAATATTGAAGGAAGAAGTAGATTTGGTGATAAAACAAAATCTCAGTCTAGTCAACAAAGCAAAGTAGGTTTAAG tGTCAGTACCTCTGGAGTGCCCTGCAGTAGTGAGTCAAGAAACATGAGTAACAACACAAGTGAATCCAGTAGACAGAAGACGTTAAGTACACCTCTTGCAGGGAGTTCACTTTCGTCTTCCTGGGTCAATGCACCTGAATTTGTACCTAGAGTTGCCAAAGATAGCAGTGCAAAGC AATATGAAGTTTCATACGCACAAGTTGCTGGCGCTGGAGACAAAACTTCAGAGAGCTCCAGCAACTTAAATTCATCAGACAGTGAACTCTGTCCGATGTTCCTAATGTCAGGTGTTTGTCAGCTGGGtgaatattgtacatacatacatgggtcCATGTGTGAGGTTTGTCAGTTAGCTTGTTTACATCCGTATGATAAGGAACAAAGAAGAATACACAAAGAG GAATGCACAAGATTAATGGAAGCAGAAATGGAACATTCTTTTGCTGTAGCTAGGTCTCGAGATAAAGTTTGTGGCATATGCATGGACACAGTCATGGAACGTCCTTTGGCATCCCAACGAAGGTTTGGTATTCTACCAAATTGCCAGCATTGTTTTTGCCTGAACTGTATTAGGAAGTGGAGGCAGTCcaaacaatttgaaaataaaattgtaag GTCTTGTCCAGAGTGTCGAACACAAAGTGATTATGTCATTCCTTCTCGATACTGGGTAGATGACaaagataaggaagaaaaagaaaaacttcttgtCAGTTATCGACGAGCTTTAAG TGCAAAACCATGCAAATACTTCAAAGAAGGGCAAGGGCAATGTCCTTTTGGGAACAAATGTTTCTACCTTCATGCCCTTCCTGATGGCACCAAGAAAGACGTTGGCCCACCAAGGCGAAGGCGGCGTTTTACTGCTGATGGAGAATTGCAGTCGTATCTTGAA aacATGGTGCTTTGGGATTTCATTGAAGAACGTGAACACCGGCTCGAATTGCTGCGTGGCTCCATTCAAACTCTGCTGCTGGAATTACAGTTAGAAGATTTGGCTGATGACTTTTATTTTGCAGATGACTCTGTGTCAGAAGCATCAGACCTATAG